A single Gemmatimonadota bacterium DNA region contains:
- a CDS encoding SpoIID/LytB domain-containing protein → MMQHAHAAWRGKFVMRFSTSTMRNIKDRIPAGIVTDRAGTMPDLVPIRIRSARRTRWPAHAPGRVRSAWWPALVLFLLILGCAGRPLPSDRPARPAPSETAPTTGAFKPGQLPMIRIGLLVNRDSASLTGTGRFRVVDRASGEVIGTSSSGQIWSMQAKGAWIDVSAPGGAAQGLYTGPIQVNPLAREGRLKAADREYRGSMEVVSNKNGKLTVVNILDVENYLRGVVPPEIGKLKEDRIEALKAQAVAARTYTVANLGRRKALGFDLYGTVADQVYHGYSAEWPLADRAISETRGVIATYDGKPIAAQYSSTCAGETESIEDAWGGNPIPYLRSVRDRERGSDDFCNHSPVYTWRVEWNKNTLENILATRLPGLDPRKQGEFSLRSMSIKSRSPTGRVQQLEIKSNHGTTTLRSGQIRSALRRPVRGQPMLRSTKFDLKFRQNTVVAEGGGYGHGIGMCQMGAIGMAGQGYKYDRILKHYYRGIDLDRVYN, encoded by the coding sequence CGTCAACCATGCGGAACATCAAAGACCGGATCCCGGCCGGCATCGTGACAGACCGCGCCGGTACCATGCCTGACCTCGTGCCGATTCGAATACGGTCCGCGCGGCGAACGCGGTGGCCAGCTCACGCGCCGGGACGCGTACGGTCCGCGTGGTGGCCGGCCCTGGTATTGTTCCTGTTGATCCTGGGATGCGCCGGCAGGCCACTCCCATCCGATCGTCCCGCACGACCGGCCCCTTCCGAGACCGCGCCGACAACGGGGGCGTTCAAGCCCGGCCAGCTTCCGATGATCCGAATCGGCTTGCTGGTGAACCGGGATTCTGCCAGCCTGACCGGTACAGGCCGCTTCCGCGTCGTGGACCGGGCCAGCGGCGAAGTGATCGGCACATCCTCTTCCGGGCAGATCTGGAGCATGCAGGCGAAAGGCGCGTGGATCGACGTGTCCGCGCCAGGCGGCGCGGCCCAGGGACTCTATACCGGTCCGATCCAGGTGAACCCGCTCGCGCGGGAAGGACGTCTCAAAGCCGCGGACCGGGAGTACCGCGGATCGATGGAGGTGGTTTCGAACAAGAACGGCAAGTTGACCGTCGTGAACATCCTCGACGTGGAGAACTACCTGCGCGGGGTCGTCCCCCCGGAAATCGGCAAGCTCAAGGAAGACCGCATCGAGGCGTTGAAGGCCCAGGCCGTAGCGGCCCGGACGTACACGGTGGCGAACCTGGGCAGACGCAAGGCCCTGGGATTCGATCTGTACGGTACCGTGGCCGACCAGGTATACCACGGCTACAGCGCGGAATGGCCCCTCGCCGACCGGGCGATATCGGAGACCCGCGGCGTGATCGCTACCTATGACGGCAAACCGATTGCCGCCCAGTACTCCTCGACCTGCGCGGGCGAAACCGAATCCATCGAGGACGCCTGGGGAGGCAATCCCATTCCGTACCTGCGCTCCGTGCGGGACCGGGAACGCGGAAGCGACGACTTCTGCAACCATTCGCCGGTCTATACATGGCGCGTGGAGTGGAACAAGAATACGCTGGAGAACATCCTGGCGACGAGGCTTCCAGGCCTGGACCCACGCAAGCAGGGTGAGTTTTCTCTACGCAGTATGTCCATCAAGAGTCGATCTCCGACCGGACGCGTTCAACAACTCGAGATCAAATCGAATCACGGGACTACGACACTGCGCAGCGGGCAGATACGTTCCGCATTGCGCCGCCCGGTCCGGGGCCAGCCGATGCTCCGCAGCACGAAGTTCGATTTGAAGTTCAGGCAAAACACCGTCGTGGCGGAAGGCGGCGGCTATGGCCATGGCATAGGAATGTGCCAGATGGGCGCCATAGGGATGGCCGGCCAGGGATACAAGTACGACCGGATCCTGAAACACTACTATCGCGGCATCGACCTGGACCGCGTGTACAATTGA
- a CDS encoding tetratricopeptide repeat protein: MSPDKHFITSVLRRKPYMAATAVLTAASAAMTQMPLVDDLGFEFAFFTAAIATFVTGVMTVHLVSGWRGDGLRTDGTSNTRHSALLALLFGLSLSTLLLPMVVMFVNSWISGFCNVPEGLAFYLLLPGISVLWATAVALVCALSVERRRHATLLFLGVMFVSVGISVFRLATQPPVFAYNPIIGYFPGPIYDEVVVITSTLLAARAIVLVSVLAMVAGLCACFDPSVRKIRPSLLWKFRGGSPNDGLAADSSTNAGSAEIGGSAATGMSMRVLFLVSVVVLAAAYAYRAPLGIVIDRAHIQQTLGGHRQTDHFDLYYDTNTISAWNMDLIARDHEYQLDRVINYLDVPAPRARIASYIYGSADQKKRLMGARHTSIERPGADEMHLNNASFPHPVLKHELVHVMSAAFGNALFGGSYWIGFHEGLAEAVDWQDAPMNPHEWSRAMRELGLAPRLEDLFSMTGFWSAASSRSYTLCGSFVRFLIERYGLDVFKQAFPDGAVEASYGRSTAELIAEWETFVDGISLREDQLRIARQRFIRPAIFRRHCPHEVAALNDRAWQAYNAQRYRDAVGYFDRMLELEPENPSALRGLLYGIYRQGDYERVESVAQRIERPDQTVGLLADAQLVRGDTAWKTGRMDDARRSYEAVVGLQASEAMSRAASIRLEVLDREPIRDTIMTYLTAVTGHWRLVLSVRDAGDLAPDYGTGHYLLGRWLFLSGSYEQALEYLVKADAIGLPDEVVQQESLRLEAMSHFYLERYDQSAEAFGRMAALVGSDGSARTAEAWIDRCRWYQQNGSDGRDRQANRAR, encoded by the coding sequence TAACGAGCGTCCTGCGCCGCAAGCCGTACATGGCCGCGACCGCGGTCCTTACGGCAGCCTCGGCGGCGATGACGCAGATGCCCCTCGTGGATGATCTCGGTTTCGAGTTCGCCTTCTTCACCGCCGCCATCGCCACCTTCGTCACGGGCGTGATGACCGTCCATCTCGTGAGCGGCTGGCGAGGGGACGGTTTGCGAACAGACGGCACGAGCAACACCCGCCATTCGGCGCTGCTCGCCCTGCTCTTCGGGCTTTCCCTTTCGACACTCCTGCTGCCGATGGTCGTAATGTTCGTCAACAGCTGGATCAGTGGTTTCTGCAACGTGCCGGAGGGACTCGCGTTCTACCTGCTGCTTCCCGGCATCAGCGTCCTGTGGGCCACCGCCGTCGCGTTGGTCTGCGCGCTGTCCGTGGAACGAAGACGGCACGCCACGCTCCTTTTTCTCGGCGTCATGTTTGTTTCCGTCGGCATCAGCGTGTTTCGTCTGGCCACTCAGCCGCCCGTATTCGCCTACAACCCGATCATCGGGTATTTTCCCGGACCGATTTACGATGAAGTGGTGGTCATCACCTCGACGCTGCTTGCGGCGCGGGCGATCGTGCTCGTCAGCGTCCTCGCGATGGTCGCCGGCCTGTGTGCCTGTTTCGATCCGTCGGTCCGGAAGATCCGTCCCTCGCTGTTATGGAAGTTCCGCGGCGGAAGTCCGAACGATGGTCTGGCCGCTGACAGTTCCACGAACGCCGGGAGCGCTGAGATCGGCGGGAGTGCCGCGACCGGCATGTCCATGCGGGTGCTGTTCCTGGTTTCGGTAGTGGTGCTGGCGGCGGCCTACGCCTACCGGGCGCCCCTGGGCATCGTGATCGACCGGGCGCATATCCAGCAGACCCTGGGGGGCCACCGGCAGACGGACCACTTCGACCTCTACTATGATACGAACACCATTTCGGCCTGGAACATGGATCTCATCGCCCGGGATCACGAATACCAACTCGACCGGGTCATCAACTACCTGGACGTGCCGGCCCCTCGGGCGCGCATCGCGTCATATATCTATGGCAGCGCGGACCAAAAGAAGCGGCTCATGGGCGCCCGGCATACGTCCATCGAACGCCCCGGTGCGGACGAAATGCACCTCAACAACGCGTCGTTTCCACATCCCGTGCTGAAACATGAACTGGTGCACGTCATGTCCGCCGCTTTTGGAAACGCGCTGTTCGGAGGCAGCTACTGGATCGGGTTCCACGAGGGGCTGGCCGAGGCGGTGGACTGGCAGGACGCCCCCATGAACCCGCACGAGTGGAGCCGGGCCATGCGCGAGCTCGGCCTTGCGCCGCGACTGGAGGACCTGTTCAGCATGACGGGATTCTGGTCGGCCGCGTCCTCGCGCAGCTACACGCTGTGCGGATCTTTCGTTCGCTTCCTGATCGAACGCTATGGGCTGGACGTATTCAAGCAGGCCTTTCCCGACGGCGCCGTCGAGGCGTCCTATGGCCGGTCAACGGCGGAACTGATCGCCGAGTGGGAGACCTTCGTGGACGGCATCTCTTTGCGTGAAGACCAGCTCCGAATAGCCCGGCAGCGGTTCATTCGACCCGCCATCTTCAGAAGGCACTGTCCCCACGAAGTGGCCGCGCTGAACGACCGGGCCTGGCAGGCCTACAATGCACAACGCTATCGGGATGCCGTGGGCTATTTCGACCGCATGCTCGAACTGGAGCCCGAGAACCCATCGGCCCTGAGAGGTCTGCTGTACGGGATCTACCGGCAGGGGGACTACGAACGGGTCGAGTCGGTCGCCCAGCGGATCGAACGACCGGACCAGACCGTCGGGCTGCTGGCGGACGCCCAACTGGTCCGCGGAGATACAGCGTGGAAGACCGGGAGGATGGACGATGCCAGGCGCAGCTACGAAGCGGTCGTGGGCCTGCAGGCGTCGGAAGCCATGTCGCGCGCCGCGTCCATCCGGCTGGAGGTGCTCGACCGGGAGCCGATCCGGGACACGATCATGACCTACCTGACTGCCGTGACCGGCCACTGGCGGCTGGTCCTGTCCGTCCGGGACGCGGGCGATCTCGCGCCTGATTACGGGACGGGCCATTACCTCCTGGGCCGCTGGCTGTTCCTATCGGGATCCTATGAACAGGCGCTCGAGTACCTGGTGAAAGCGGATGCTATTGGACTCCCGGACGAGGTCGTGCAGCAGGAAAGCCTGCGCCTGGAAGCCATGTCTCATTTCTACCTGGAGCGCTACGATCAGTCGGCCGAAGCCTTCGGGCGCATGGCGGCGTTGGTGGGCTCGGACGGGTCGGCCAGGACGGCTGAAGCCTGGATAGACCGTTGCCGGTGGTATCAGCAGAACGGATCGGACGGTCGCGACCGCCAGGCAAACCGGGCGAGGTAA